Within Lytechinus pictus isolate F3 Inbred chromosome 7, Lp3.0, whole genome shotgun sequence, the genomic segment gctttttgaggaattactttctGCCGCATTGACCTTTCCGAACTAGGAAGCGATTGATAATTCATCTTTTAAGAGTCATTCATTTACCAGATTAAACTAGTTTTAAAAGAATATGGACTagtttttatacgcccgtctcgacgggacgtattatggtatcacgctcggtgtctgtccgtccgtccgttaacttttccttgtaaacgtgataacttcagtttaacttaacctaggctcatacaaattggtgtgtatgatactagcatggatcctaggaagcctattgattttgaggtcaaaggtcaaggttaCAGGGACGTATTTTCAtcgtacccttctgcagtccttgtaaacgcgataacttcagtttaacttaacctaggttcatataatttggtgtggaTGATAACTAGCATGGGTCCCAGGaagtctattgattttgaggtccaaaggtcaaggtcacagggACGTATTTTCAtcgtacccttctgcagtccttgtaaacgcgataacttcagtttaacttacaTGTAAACCTAGGCTCATACAATTtgttgtgtatgatactagcatgaatcccaggaagcctatcgattttgaggtcaaaaggtcaaaggtcaaggtcacagtgacatgttttcctCTTACTCTTCTGCAGTCCTTTTAAATGCAATAaattcagtttaacttaacctaggctcatataattgtgtgtatatgatactagcatggatcccagaaagcctattgattttgaggtcaaagatcaaggtcacagtgacatgtttcaTCTTTTCCTTCTAAGTCCTTTTCAACACAATAACTTTAGCTTAACTTAACctttaggctcatataatttgatgtgtatgatactagcaaaGATCTcaggaattctattgatatTGAGGTCAGACAGTCataggtgaagtcgccaccttccacttttcttgcttgaccgaTAACCCCATTTTCCGCTTtacgggcgtattatgtgctcgccttagcgaaaCTCTTGTTCTGGTATAATAGCAGGTGAGTGGAGATCAATTGtttatcttgtttatttttgtcggaaaataaataaaaataatttattaaacAGTTTTTATAACCATTCCTTTTAAAAACGAAATTTTTCAAAGTACATTGCAGACCCttgttaaaataaatgttttgtttgCTCAGTCCTGGCAATCTTTTATCTGtatttgataatttatttaatgGTAGTAATACATTGTCAAACCTGCaccaaatcaaaattttgaaaaaactCTAACAGGCCATCACACTTGCAGCACTAACATGTGTGCAGTGCAGTTGAGTGCCCTGGCcttgaaattcatgaaaatgataaaataaaagaaggctCTAAATCTATACCTACttcctttttcccctttatCCTCTCCTTTCTCAAGCTGAAGGTCTGCAGTGTTACCGATGTTCAAGTGAGGACACCAATGATAACTGCATCGGATCCAACAACATTCAGACATGCTCGATCACCCAAGATAGATGTCTTACCCAAGTTACTTACTCAAGTAAGCCACAGATCTGagaaattaatttaatgatttgtGAACTTTCACATTCTTAATGTCACTCAGAAAAAAGTAGTGAAGATTGCTCTTTAAATATAGTCGTGGGTATGCGTaccatgtatattttttaaattattatttaacaccATTAAGAAATACTTTTATCTATTTGGCCAAACCTATTAAGCCTTGTGTATATGTAAACTTGCTTTGTTGTGCAGTGCAACTTCTTGTGGTGAAAGGAATTGCATTTCACCCCCAAAATATCACACAAGACACATGCTAGGCCTATGTGTTTATAATTATAAAGCAATTAAACTCTCATGATCTTCTTCTAGGCTGTATCAGTAATGCTGATTTATTAAAGTTTATTacctttcttcatttccaacacATTGTGAAAAGGATATGTTCATAGGGAATTATGGAAATTGTATACATATAATCTTACATTGAATTAACCAGTTATATACAGTGTAATGCAAGTTATCCATGACATGTATTGTGATTAATTAGATGAGACTTGatcaatcacttttgaaaactcCTTACTTGAATGAAGATTATTGTGTCAAGGAGTCGTGTgattataaatttattttctctATACCTACAATACTCAGTTATTCTATATTGCTTTTGTAaattctgttttattcattattttttttaaacaattaaaaCACGGTTTGAACTAAACTGCAtgtattatcattcaattttcacaATTGTGACCATGATCATCCCATAGTGAGAATTTTACCCTTATATTTAGCAGTATTTTATTTCCAATACAGCCATTTAATAATGGTTTACCCCAAAAACCTACCCCCATTATCACATGCCAAGTACATTTTCCACTAAACCACCctcatttttgtaattttcaaattcACATTAACTAAGTCAAACAAATCGATTGTAAACAAGAATGAAGAGTTAAAAACCCACCCTCTTTCCGAAGTATTGATTGTAAGTTTAAAAAATGCACAACTCTTTTCCCCTCCAAAATTATGTTGATAAACATTCCTTAAAATCTAAATTtcgaaaatccatattttattgtttgaaacagAAATcctctgaaaatttgttttgcccaattgatcattGGCTCTGCAGCCTCCATGCAGCTCCAGATCGATGTAGCGCTATCCCTTGTATTGTTAACAACCCTTTACAaacatttttacacaaaatttgGATTGATCATGATTGATTACATAAGTATGTACACCTTCAATGAGATTCACCTGCCCTTTATTTCTTTGGTTTTATCCCATtgcttattttcatttgtttgtggAGGAGAGCGAGGAAAGTTGGGGATTGATAAATCTTGTGCCTCTGTGCAAGGATGCAGTGCAGCTATTGAACAGTTGTCCAAGTACTACTTCTGTGACAAGTCCCGAGCTGGATGGGGATGTGTAGAATGCTGCCAAGAGGACAGATGCAATGAAAGTAGAGGGGTTAACATTCACCAGCAGTCCTGGATTCCTTTGATAACCAGCATAGgtattattttctattatgAGTTGTGTAGATGATGGAtggatttttttcctccaaattGTTTTCTTCagtgtaataaaaataaaatgaggaattattttcattttcaatgcgTTCACTTGACCATACAGATTAATTGAAAGATACTAAAAGAGCGGATACCAGTTTATGCCAATGaataatgatgtacatgtatctgattCTTAGCATCTTTACAAGTGATGATCACTTTGCATAGTATTGGCTTTCTGTATCTTGTACtgtcaagaaagaaagaaatatctGTAAGTGATGCACATATTACAGTGTACATACTGAATTTTGTGTTTTCACTGAAAAgagataaaaaatacataaactttTGACTAAACTAcaaaaaacattgtaaaataGTGAATGGAAATTTGCAAGTCAAGATTTTTAAATGTTAAGCTGCTGTCAAATGTAGCAGTTTGATATGCTAGAACTGATGAAAATAGCTTTAATAGAATTTGAGCTTGAATGAATATTCTAAAGAACAATACTTTACAATAAGTGAAGAGAGGTCTTGTGAATACATTTGCCTTGCAATATCAGATTCATAGCCCCAAAAATATCAAGGGAATCAAACCTTTGTAATGAAATGATGGAGTGGGAAGAggagaataatttttttaaaattgttatgGTGGaagtttaaaagaaattattccAAGGAATGAGAAGATTATTGCTGTTTAGGAAACAAGATCTCAAACATAAATTAAATCTCAAATTGACAATTTGACGAGTAGACTCACTGGAACAAGTGGTTAGTGCAACTCTtccattaatttatttaaatatgaCTTACTGTAATGGTTTTCCCTTAAGCCAGGCAGTAAACCATTACAACCATAAaggaaatgatgaataaaatctTGAGAAAAAAGGGTAAATTTGTATACTCGAGCAATTCAAATAGAAGTCCCTATGCTCCATTACAATGACACTACCTGCATAATATGTTGCCAATTTCAAGTCTCTACAGGTACAGTGATTAACCTTTTACAGTCTAAAAATTCTTAACTCTCTCATAATTTGTCAGATTTCCCCCAAAATCTTTCACCAATCAGCTTCTCTTATTATTCTCTATGGGTTTGATTCTCCATTCAGCATACCATGTAAAACAGGTGCACTTGTGCCAATCCAATGGGTATGCCTTTGTGTGCAGTATTACTCACTATATGCAATATGTTCCATGATCTACTGGTTTGTCTTCCTTATGAGAGAGGAGGTACACTTGCCGACTCTGGTGCTGTGCATAAAACTAACCATTGAATGGCATCTGTGACCTTTCCAATTTAATCCAGAAGAAATTTGATGTAGAATATTTTTCATGTACTGTATCAGGCATGTGAGACTTCTGCATTTCTGCGttgttgtttcattttttttggtgggggggggggggggggtttgttcTCAGTTGTAGAGTTGGTGCTATTCTGAATTTCTCCTTCACCACcttacctttttcctgtttgaCTTTTACTGTGGAAAGAAACAATCACAGTAAGCACATTTCAAGTCCGGTTCAGTTGTGCATCAAAAAcgtttattatcataatgcacATGaccataacatttttttcttttgttttagatCACTTGTGTAAAATGTGTCATTCAGAGCAGACTCCCACATTTGTAGTTTACATGCAACTTTGTATCGACTGGGCTAGAAACTAATGTTAGGccttgtaatataaatcaaGATCTATACTTTTAGGGCCCTGCCTAACTCTTGATTTTGGAACTGTTGATGTGTGGTGGTATTTTTCACTTCTAAACCAGTCATGTGATATATGGATATTGACGGAAGATGGAGTGAAACCACTCCAATGAGTCATGCTGGACATTTATCGGGCTAATAGTGGTACCAGTGTATGACCCAAATCCCTGGACTGTTACAGTGGTTGTGATGTCTATCATCCAACAGTGTTGGATGTCCACCAAACAGTctaaatatattgctgtacacatgcgtgacaaaaaaaacgtgtttaaaggggtgtttttgtctcacctgcatagcagagtgagactataggcgccgcttttccgacggcgacggcgacggcggcggcgacggcggcggcgacggcggcggcggcgtcaactccaaatcttaacctgaggttaagtttttgaaatgacagcataacttagaaagtatatggacctagttcatgaaacttggccataaggttaatcaagtattactgaacatcctgcctgagtttcatgtcacatggccaaggtcaaaggtcatttagggtcaatgaacttagaccatgttgggggaatcaacatcaaaatcttaacctaaggttaagtttttgaaatgtcatcataacttagaaaatatatggacctagttcatgaaacttatacataaggttaatcaagtatcactgaacatcctgcatgagtttcacgtcacatgaccaaggtcaaaggtcatttagggtcaatgaactttggccgaattgggggtatctgttgaattaccatcataactttgaaagtttatggatctgattcatgaaacttggacataatagtaatcaagtattactgaacatcctgtgcaagtttcaggtcacatgatcaaggtcaaaggtcatttagggtcaatgaactttggccaaattggggtatttgttgaattacagccataaatttgaaagtgtgttggtctagttcataaaacttggacataatagtaatcaagtatcactgaacatcctgtgcgagtttcaggtcacatgatcaaggtcaaaggtcatgtaaggtcaaagaactttggccatgttgggggtatttgttgaattgccatcatatctctataagtgtattggtctagttcataaaacgtggaaataagagtaaccaagtatcactgaacatcttgtgcgagttatagtagttttcaaaatcagcactgctgctatattgaatcgcgtgatgcaggtgagacggccagaggcattc encodes:
- the LOC129265969 gene encoding uncharacterized protein LOC129265969; the encoded protein is MYLEPCMLTVVLLYCVGVYNLAEGLQCYRCSSEDTNDNCIGSNNIQTCSITQDRCLTQVTYSRERGKLGIDKSCASVQGCSAAIEQLSKYYFCDKSRAGWGCVECCQEDRCNESRGVNIHQQSWIPLITSIDTWVPFISGVFWIPSGRLLTPVGPASFSDALL